The segment GGATTGCCCGCTGGGTCTTGCCCCCACCCTTACCTTCCCCCGCTATCGCAGGGGAGGGGACTGCCGTTGCTTGGCAGTAATCTCCCTCCCCTGCGTAGCGGGGGAGGGTCGGGGTGGGGGCACAGGTTGCCATCGGGATAAGTCCGAAGAGGACGACGACGGCACCAACGCGAAATTGAAACGTCCCGGTCCGGTTCCAATCATCGGAATTGCGTTCGCGGGTGCGGCAGAGCCGCCCCACCGGAGTTCTAGGCGGAGTTCCTGATGGCGTCCGAAGCAGCGACGATCTTGAAACACGGTTGGCTGTTCATGCTGGCCAACGTGGTGAACCGGGCTGCCGGGCTTCTGCTCCTGCCGCTCTACACCCGGCTTCTCAGCCCTTCCGAATTCGGCGTCTACGCGCTGGTGGTGGTGGTCGCCGACCTGCTGGCGGTCATGCTGATGATCGGCATGAACAACGCCTTCACCGCCGTTTATTTCGAACACGCGGAGGAAGGCGACCGGCGCCGCGTCGCCAGCACCTGCCTGCTGGCGGTGGTCGGCACGTCGGTGGCGATGGTCGGGCTGGCCTGGCCGCTGGGCATGGCGGGAAGCTGGGCGATGTTCGGCGACACCGGCCACGCGGCGGTGATGGCGATCGCGCTCGCCGGCGTCGCCCTGACCACCCTGTTCGAACTGGCGCTGGCCTATTACCGGGCGCGCAAGCGGTCGGGCCTGTGCCTGCTGGTGTCGCTGGCCAAGGTGGTCGCCCTGCTCGCCTTCAACCTGCTGTTCCTGTGGGCGCTCGGCCTCGGGGTGGAGGGCATCTTCCTGGCGAACGGCGCGTCCTTCCTGGCGCTCGGCCTCCTGCTGGTGGTGGCGATCCTGAAGGACACGGGCTTCTCCTTCTCCCTGCCGATCCTGAAGCGGGTGGCGGCGCTGGGGCTGCCCTACGCGCCGCAGTCGCTGCTCGACATCGCCAACAACTTCGTCTCGCGCTGGCTGCTGAACATCCTGCTGTCCACGGCGGCGGTGGGGCTGTTCGCCTTCGGGATGCGGCTGTCGCAGATCCTCTTCATGTTCCTGACCGCCTCCTTCCTGCAGATCTGGTCGGTCAGCCGGCTGGAGTCCCAGCATGGCGCGGCGGACCACGCCCAGGCGGATTTCGTCTTCCACCTGTTCGTCGTCCTGCTGACCGGAGCCGGGCTGGGGCTGGCGCTGACCGCGCCGGAGATCCTCTGGCTGATCGCGTCCGCCGACTACACGCCGGTGCTGACCAGCATGCCCTTCCTGGTGCTGGCCTATGTGCTGCACGGGGTGCGGATGAATCCGGAGGTGGCGATCCTGAAGGCCAAGCGCGTCGGCGTGCTGCCCTGGATCTCCGCGGCCAGCCTCGCGGTGGGCTCGGCGCTGGCGCTGGCGCTGGTCTGGCAGTGGGGCCTGCTCGGCGCCGCGCTGGCCAACCTCGGGCGCGAGGTCTTCCAGATCGCCCTGACCGAGACGGTGCGCCGCCGCATCTGCCGCGACGAGGTGCCGCTGAACGCCGTGCGGATCGGCTGGATCCTGGTGCCGGCGGCCTTCGCCTACGCGGCCGGCTGGTACCTGTTCGGCACCGAGGTCGACCCGGCCTTCACCGCCGAGAAGGTGCTGCTGGTGCTGATGTTCCTGGCGGCGGCGGTGTTCGGTCCGGGCATGGGATCGGCGGGCCGGGCGATGCTGGGCAAGCTGCTGCTGGGCCGCGTCCGCCGCATGCAATCGGCGTCCTGAGATTTTCCCTCTCCCGCCCCGGGAGAGGGAGGGGCCCACGCGTCAGCGTGGGAAGGTGAGGGTGCCGCCAAGGATCGGTGCCTGATCCTCGTACGACCCTCACCCGCCCGCTACGCGGGCACCCTCTCCCGGGGCGGGAGAGGGGACCTTCACCGCTTGCGCGGTCGTTACGCGGCCTGATGTTCGAGCATCAGGTTCACGGCGTCCACCGTCATCATGTGCGTGAAGTCGACCGACGACAGGTCGAGCGCGGACTGCACGCCCACCGACTGCACCGTCGCCGTGTCCTGGGCCAGGCTGTGGGCCAGCATGTCCGCCGACAGAGCCTGGGCGGAGCCCGGCGGGTTGATGGTGCCGATGCCGGTCCCGTCGGCGATGGTCGCCTGCGTCGGGTTGGAGAGCTTCAGGTTGAAGGTCTCGACGCCCTCGGCCACGTCGTCGCTCAGCACCTTGACGGCGACCGTCTTGGTGGTCTCGCCGGCGGCGAAGGTCAGCTTGCCGCTGGTCGCCAGATAGTCCGAACCGGCCTTGGCCGTGCCGTCCGCCGTGGCGTAGTCCACCGTCACCGTCTGGTTGTAGGCCTGGGACAGCTTCACCGTGAACACGGCGTCGGTGGTGACCGGGCTGGCGGCGGTGCTGCTGTACAGGCCGGGCTTGATGGCGTTGTACTTGTTGTAGTCCACCTTCCAGCTGTCGTTCATGATGCCGCCGGTGTCGCCCGAGCCGGGGCTCCAGGCCCAGTAGGTCCAGCTCGCCCCCTGGTCGCCCGCGGCGAGGTCGATCTTGCCGTCACCGTTCCAGTCGCCGTTCATGTACTGGATCAGCTTGGGCATCCACGCCTTGTCGATGGCGGTTTCCATGCGGCTGCCGAACTCGCCGACCAGGATCGGGGTCTCGTCGTTCTGGATGAAGTGGCCCCACATCTGGTCCCACTTCGCCGGCATGTTGTTCGGGAAGTTGTTGGCCTTGAACCAGTCCATCATGTAGAGCGACGGACCGTAGTCGTGGACCGAGTAGACCAGCTTGCCCGGTTCGTTGAACTTGACCTCGTAGTTCTTCTCGCCCAGCAGATTGCCGCCCCACCAGTACCACTGGTTCTGGTAGGTCTCGATGCCCTCGACGATCAGCAGCCAATCCTTGTTGACCGACTGGATGGCGTTGCCGATGCGCTCCGCGGCGCGGGCCCAGTCGTTGGGGCCGCCGTCGCCCCAGGTGGCCGGGTTGTGCGGCTCGTTGTGCAGGTCGGCGCCGATGACGGCGTCGTTGCCCTTGTAACGGGTCGCCAGCATCTTCCAGTTCTCGATCATCTTCGATTCCGGGTACTGGCTGGTGTACCAGAGCCCGTTCTCGTTGGCCGACGCGCCATCGCCGGAGCGGTGGTGGTCGAGGATGATCTTCATGCCGATCTTGTCGGCGTAGTCGATGATCTTGTCGAAGACCTCCAGCGAGGTCTTGCCGCGCAGGTCGGGGTTCTTCGAATAGTCGATGCCGGTCGGCATGCGGCCGTTGTCGAGCATCGCGTCGGAGTAGGGCAGGCGGATGGTGTTGAAGCCCAGATCCTTCATCTGGTTCATGTGGCTCTGGTAGCTGTCCATCCACAGCCCCTGCGGCGCGAAGGCGTAGCCCTCGGACCCGAACCAGTTCACGCCGGTCAGCTTCACGGCCTTGCCGCTGCTGTCCATGATCTGGCCGCCCTCGGTGTGCAGGAAGCCCGGCGCGATGCCGGTGGTCTTGCCGGTCGGCTCGGTCACCGAGACGTCGCTGACCGACAGGGTCGGCTTCGTCGGGGTGGGGGCCGGCGGGTTGGTCGGCGTGGTCGGGTTGGAGGAGCCGGGGAAGAAGCTCTTGTCGGCGTCGACGACCAGCGTGCCGTTCCACCACATGCCGGACTGGCCCTTGACCACGTCCTTGCCGTCCAAGGCACCCTTGTCATAGGTGACGTTGCTGTCGGTGGGCATGACCGACTTGCCGTTGATGGTGATCTTGTTGACCAGCAGGTTGCGGTCCTGGCCGTTCACCGTGGCGTCGTTGTCGTACTGGATCTGGACCTTGTGCGCCTGATCCGCCGTGGCGTTGATCGAGAAGGCGTAGTCCTTGGCCGAGGTGCCGGCGACGCCCTCGCCGACCTTCTTGCCATCGATCAGCAGGTTGAAATGCGCGTTGACGCCGCCCGCGGCGTTGCCTTGCAGGTTCAGGATGACCTGGGTGTTGCCGGCGGGGGCCGGCGGCGTCGGGACCGGGAAATAGTCCTTGGTCAGGGCGAAATCGAGCGAACCGTCCCACCACATGCCTTCCTGGCCGGGAATCACGTCCTTGCCGTCGGAGGCGCCGCGGTCGTAGGTGACCAGCGAGCTGGTGGAGGCGACGGGCTTGCCGTTCACTTCCAGCGACTTGACGAGCAGGTTGCGGTCCTGCCCGTTCACATAGCCGTCGTTGAAGTAGACGATCTGAAGCTTGTGCGCCTGATCCGGTGCGACCTGGGCCTTGAAGGTGTACCGGCCGTCGCTGGTCGAGCTGACCGTCGCCTGGCCAAGGTTGACACCATCCAGGAGCAGCCGGAACTGCGGCCAGATCCCGCCGGCAGCCTGCCCCGAGGCGTTGACGACGAAGGTCGTGTCGACGAGACCCGTGGTGGTCGTTGCCATTGGAAGTAACCTCTCTCCATTTTCGGTGGAGCAAAGGTGAGGCCCAATTGGTTAACGAGGTATTTCGGATTTTAGGGAAATGCGACTCAAAAGCCACGATAGGCTGTGAAAAGAATGAGGCGCGAAAAACCGCCTTTGCTGCGGTTTCCGCGCCACAGTGGGGCCTTGCGGCCACGGGGAGGTGAAAGTGTAAAGTCTTGTTACAGAAAGGTTTCTGAAATCCGCCGCCTCAGCCTTCGTGACTTTTGTGAGCCACCATGAAGACCTCCGGGCGGAACAGGTAAAGCTGGCCGATCTTGCCGAGCTTGCGCCGCAGGGTTAACGGCATCGCCCCCATGACGGATTCCACGGCCTTCACGTAGGCGAGGTATCCGCGCCCGGAACCATGGATGTGCATGCGCCGGCGCACCGCCATCGGGGCGATGTAGACGGCCTCCATCCGGGTGAAGCCGGCCTCGCGCAGCGCGCGCTCCGTCTCGCTCCAGGTGTATTCGCGCAGGTGCATGCAGATCGGCTCGTCCAGCCCGAAGACCTCCGACAGGTCCATCGGCCCGGCGTGCTTGTGCGGCATGCTGAGCACGTAGCGGCCCCCCGGCTTGAGGATGGCGTGCACGTTGGACAGGTGCACGGACACGTCCTCGGGGTGGAGATGCTCGATGACATGGGTGGAGACGACGGCGTCGTAATGGGCGCGCGGCTCGAACTCGGCGAGGTTCACGCCGTCGCAGCAGCGCCACGTCACGTTGGAGCGTTCGTCGGTCCAGCGCTCGCCGCGCTCACGGGTGATCTCGGTGGCGACGCAGCGGTGGCCGTGGCGGGCCAGATAGCTGAGCAGCCGGCCCTTGCCCGACCCGACCTCGTAGACGTCCCGCGCGCCCTTGAGCAGCGTCAGGAAGTGGCGGAAGTCCAACTCGTCGTTCTGCGCCGCCGTGTCCACCGCGTCGTTCAGCCAGGGGCATTCGCTGTAGAGGGTGGTGTAGTTCCGCTCGAACACCGTCCAGCGCTCTTCGCGGCGGGAATCCAGCAGCTCGCGGGCGAGCTGGCGTTCCAGGTCCCAATGCTGGCGGACCATGGTTTCGCTGAGGGGGTAGTTCGGGGCCAGACCGAACTTCCGCTTGTAGCGGGCGACCAGCTCATCCGACGTCAACGTGTCCACAGATCACCTCGTTGGGAGAAACGCCGCTGTTCCGCTAATCTAAGGTCGCTGTCGGAAATCCTTACAGGCGCGGACGGCGGAGCGGGCCGCGCGATCGGGCGGGGTAGAGGGGCCGGAAGGGGTACCGCGCCGCTTCCCGGCCGGAGTCGCCCCGATCCGCCTCACCCCGACCGGTTGCGTCCGCGCAGCGCCTGCACCGACGCCTCGTACAGCGGCAGCGGGCGCGACGCCGCGTCGTAGGGCGAGGGATGGGGCTTCAGCTCCGGCAATTCGCGGGAGATGTAGTTGAGGTCGGAGCGCAGGTGCCACCAGCACAGCTCGGCCAGCCGCGCGTTCCCGGCGATGTCGCCCAGATACTGCCCGGCCAGGAAGGCCATGGCGCGGTCCTTCTCCGCCCGCGACCAGGAGCGCGGCAGGTGCTTCTCGTTCACGTCGAACTCGGTGACGTGGATGGGCAGGCCCAGCCGGTCCATGGCCCGCAGGAAGCCCTTCATGCCCTCGCGGTCGTAGGGCTTGCCGGCCATCAGGTGGCTCTGCAGCCCGACGCCGTCGATCGGCACGCCGCGCTTGACCGCGTCGGTCAGCCAGGTCTGGAAATAGGCGCGCTTGCGCTGCTGCCAGCCCTCGTCGATCTCAATCCCGAACTCGTTGATAACCAGCTTGGAGGAGGGGAATTCCTTGCGGATGTGGTGGAAGAACGGGTCCAGCCATTCCGGCCCCTTGGCGCCGCCGGCCACCACCCACCACATGCCCTTGCGGAAGCCGTAGCGGTCCTGCTCCTGGGGGTGGCTGCGCTCGGTCTCCCAGAAGAAGGCCTCGTTCATCACGTCGATGCGGTAGAAATTGTCGCCGTAGCGCTGCTTGACCGCCGCGACCATGGCGGTGAAGCGCGGCCAGTAATTGTCCTCGGACAGCGTGCCGTCGGCCGAGAAATAGGCGCTCTCCGCGATGCCCAGCGCGCGCTGGCGGCTGGCCGGCAGCGTCATGTAGTCGGGCATGCCCATGTGCTGCCACAGGGCGCAGTGCCAGTTGGGCTTGGCGCCGATGCGGCGGGCCAGCTCCACCCCGGCGTCGAAGCGGCCCCAGTCGAAGTTGCCCTCCTGCGGCTGGAAGACGGCCCATTTGCCGCCGTTCTCGGGAGTCACCACGTCGCATTCCCGCGCCATCAGCGTGTCGAGCATGGGGTCTTCCGGCTCGATCAGGTGGTCGCGGGCGGCGCCGTGAAGAATCCCGGCGGCCCGGCAGGCGTCGCGCAGGGTGGGGTTGGGCACGGCGGCAACGGACGCCGCCTCGGCG is part of the Azospirillum baldaniorum genome and harbors:
- a CDS encoding lipopolysaccharide biosynthesis protein, coding for MASEAATILKHGWLFMLANVVNRAAGLLLLPLYTRLLSPSEFGVYALVVVVADLLAVMLMIGMNNAFTAVYFEHAEEGDRRRVASTCLLAVVGTSVAMVGLAWPLGMAGSWAMFGDTGHAAVMAIALAGVALTTLFELALAYYRARKRSGLCLLVSLAKVVALLAFNLLFLWALGLGVEGIFLANGASFLALGLLLVVAILKDTGFSFSLPILKRVAALGLPYAPQSLLDIANNFVSRWLLNILLSTAAVGLFAFGMRLSQILFMFLTASFLQIWSVSRLESQHGAADHAQADFVFHLFVVLLTGAGLGLALTAPEILWLIASADYTPVLTSMPFLVLAYVLHGVRMNPEVAILKAKRVGVLPWISAASLAVGSALALALVWQWGLLGAALANLGREVFQIALTETVRRRICRDEVPLNAVRIGWILVPAAFAYAAGWYLFGTEVDPAFTAEKVLLVLMFLAAAVFGPGMGSAGRAMLGKLLLGRVRRMQSAS
- a CDS encoding cellulase family glycosylhydrolase, giving the protein MATTTTGLVDTTFVVNASGQAAGGIWPQFRLLLDGVNLGQATVSSTSDGRYTFKAQVAPDQAHKLQIVYFNDGYVNGQDRNLLVKSLEVNGKPVASTSSLVTYDRGASDGKDVIPGQEGMWWDGSLDFALTKDYFPVPTPPAPAGNTQVILNLQGNAAGGVNAHFNLLIDGKKVGEGVAGTSAKDYAFSINATADQAHKVQIQYDNDATVNGQDRNLLVNKITINGKSVMPTDSNVTYDKGALDGKDVVKGQSGMWWNGTLVVDADKSFFPGSSNPTTPTNPPAPTPTKPTLSVSDVSVTEPTGKTTGIAPGFLHTEGGQIMDSSGKAVKLTGVNWFGSEGYAFAPQGLWMDSYQSHMNQMKDLGFNTIRLPYSDAMLDNGRMPTGIDYSKNPDLRGKTSLEVFDKIIDYADKIGMKIILDHHRSGDGASANENGLWYTSQYPESKMIENWKMLATRYKGNDAVIGADLHNEPHNPATWGDGGPNDWARAAERIGNAIQSVNKDWLLIVEGIETYQNQWYWWGGNLLGEKNYEVKFNEPGKLVYSVHDYGPSLYMMDWFKANNFPNNMPAKWDQMWGHFIQNDETPILVGEFGSRMETAIDKAWMPKLIQYMNGDWNGDGKIDLAAGDQGASWTYWAWSPGSGDTGGIMNDSWKVDYNKYNAIKPGLYSSTAASPVTTDAVFTVKLSQAYNQTVTVDYATADGTAKAGSDYLATSGKLTFAAGETTKTVAVKVLSDDVAEGVETFNLKLSNPTQATIADGTGIGTINPPGSAQALSADMLAHSLAQDTATVQSVGVQSALDLSSVDFTHMMTVDAVNLMLEHQAA
- a CDS encoding class I SAM-dependent methyltransferase; protein product: MDTLTSDELVARYKRKFGLAPNYPLSETMVRQHWDLERQLARELLDSRREERWTVFERNYTTLYSECPWLNDAVDTAAQNDELDFRHFLTLLKGARDVYEVGSGKGRLLSYLARHGHRCVATEITRERGERWTDERSNVTWRCCDGVNLAEFEPRAHYDAVVSTHVIEHLHPEDVSVHLSNVHAILKPGGRYVLSMPHKHAGPMDLSEVFGLDEPICMHLREYTWSETERALREAGFTRMEAVYIAPMAVRRRMHIHGSGRGYLAYVKAVESVMGAMPLTLRRKLGKIGQLYLFRPEVFMVAHKSHEG
- a CDS encoding endo-1,4-beta-xylanase, coding for MAQTSPKATSPKALSFTRRDALRAAAAAAVLASCKAAAGPAVAEAASVAAVPNPTLRDACRAAGILHGAARDHLIEPEDPMLDTLMARECDVVTPENGGKWAVFQPQEGNFDWGRFDAGVELARRIGAKPNWHCALWQHMGMPDYMTLPASRQRALGIAESAYFSADGTLSEDNYWPRFTAMVAAVKQRYGDNFYRIDVMNEAFFWETERSHPQEQDRYGFRKGMWWVVAGGAKGPEWLDPFFHHIRKEFPSSKLVINEFGIEIDEGWQQRKRAYFQTWLTDAVKRGVPIDGVGLQSHLMAGKPYDREGMKGFLRAMDRLGLPIHVTEFDVNEKHLPRSWSRAEKDRAMAFLAGQYLGDIAGNARLAELCWWHLRSDLNYISRELPELKPHPSPYDAASRPLPLYEASVQALRGRNRSG